The sequence CCTATGGTTATGTTCTCATGCTCTATGTTGCCAATTTGCCCGATAGTCGAATAACAATCTATAGGCACCATTCTCATTTCGTTTGAAGGAAGCTTCAACGTCGCATAGCTGCCTTCCTTTGCCATGAGCTGAGCAAACGCCCCGGCTGTCCTTACCATCTGGCCGCCCTTGCCGGGCTTCATCTCAACGTTGTGCACGAACGTGCCGACCGGAACAAGCCTCAAAGGAAGCGCGTTGCCCGGACGTATCTCGGCGCTCTCGCCTGCCATTATGCTTGAGCCAACTGCCACGTCGTTTGGAGCTATGATGTAGCGCCTTTCTCCGTCCGCGTACTTTAGAAGCGCTATGTTTGCCGAGCGGTTCGGATCGTACTCAAGAGCTTCCACTATGGCCGGGATGTTTCTCTTATCCCTCTTGAAATCTATTACCCTGTAAAGACGCTTGTGACCGCCGCCTATCCAGCGCATTGTCACGCGGCCGTTTGCGTTCCTGCCGCCGGTCTTTCTAAGCGAACTCGTTAGCGCCCTCTCAGGCCTCTTCTTAGAGAGGTGAGAGAAATCCATCGTCGTCTTCTTACGTAGCGCCGGCGATGTCGGTTTATAAGTTTTTACTGGCATGTCATTTTCCCGTTCTTTACAAAGTTAATGTTTTTTCTCTACCAAGAGACCGGCCTTACCCGGCCCATCCAGCGCGGCCCCTTAGCGTCTGTGCGGGCCGTCTTGCAAATCCCAAACTATACGCCCTCGAAGAACTCTATCTTGCCGCCCTCTTTGAGCTTTATATACGCCTTCTTACGCGTGGAGGTCTTGCCTTCGTATTTGCCAAGCCTCTTTACCTTGCCCGGAACCTTATTCGTGTTCACGGACTCGACCTTCACGTTGAAAATCTTCTCGACCGCCGCCTTTATCTCGGTCTTACTTGCCCTCACATCCACCCAGAACGCCACGGCCCCGGTGGTTGCGTGCATGGCAGTAGACTTCTCGGTTATTATCGGCGACTTTATTATATCGTATACTTCCTTCATAATATCTCTCCCTGCTTATGCCTTTCCCTTTACTAACGACTCGAACTTCTCGAACGCCTGCTTGGTCATGACGAGGCCGTCGTACTTCAGTATATCGTAAGCGTTTATGTGCTTGACGTCGAGCAGCTTATAATCCTTAAGATTCCTTGTCGCAAGGAGCTCGTTCTTTCCGGGATTGTCGGCTATCACGAGCGCGCTCTTGAACTTCATCGCCTCGAAAAGCGCGGTAGCGAGCTTTGTCTTCGGCTCTTTCAGCTCGAAGGTCTCGATAAGGTTCATCTTGCTTTCCTTTATCTTATAGGCGAGCGCAGACTTAACAGCTCCAAGCACGGCCTTCTTTGGCTGCTTATAGGAGTAATCCCTTGGATGCGGGCCAAACACAACGCCGCCGTGCCTCCACACCGGGCTTCTCTTCTCTCCGGACCTTGCGCGTCCAGTGCCCTTTTGCCTCCAGGGCTTTGCGCCGGAGCCGCTTACCTCGGCCCTTGTCTTGGTAGATGCGTTGCCGCTTCTACGATTGGCGCGCTGCATCTTAACGATTTCATATATGAGGCCCTCGTTGACTCTTGCGTCGAAGGGGCCGCCCGATATGTCGAGGGTCGAAACCTTCTTGCCCTCTTTATTTAAAATGTCTATTGCCATGTCGTTAACCGTCCGTTATTTCTTTTTGGAAGCCTTTTTAACCATCACGATGGCGCCAACCGCCCCTGGAACCGCGCCCTTTACAAGAAGCACGTCGTCCTTTACGCCTACTATCTTGAGATTCTGCACGGTCACCGGAGCATCTCCCATGTGTCCGCCCATCCTCATTCCCTTAAAGACCCTCGAAGGATACGAGCTCGAGCCGATGGAACCCGGGGCCCTGTTGAACATCGAGCCGTGGGACTCGGCACCGCCGCTAAAGTTGTGCCTTCTCATAACGCCCATGAAGCCCTTGCCCTTTGATACGCCCCTTACGTCCACGATGTCGCCGGCCTTGAATACCGCTGAAGGCTCTATCTTCTGCCCTGCCTTGTATTCATCTAGCGAATCGCCGCCAAACTCGGCAAGGTGCCTAAGCGGAGGCGTTCCGGCCTTCTTAAAGTGCCCCTGCATGGCCTTGGGGGTGGCCTTTTCCTTCTTTGTCGAAAGACCAAGCTGAACGGCGTCGTAGCCGTCCTTTTCCTTGACCTTCTTTTGCGTCACATGGCAGTCGGAGGCCTGAATGGCCGTTACCGGCACTTCGGCGCCTTCGATGAATATGCGCGTCATTCCAATTTTTTTACAGAGCAAACCCTCTATCATGACAGATAACCCTTCTCTTGAAAACTATTCGCTAAACTTTATCTCTACGTCAACACCCGCCGGCAAATCGAGCTTTGTTAGCGCATCCACCGTGTGCTGCGTGGGTTCGACTATGTCCATAAGGCGCTTGTGCGTCCTCATCTCGAACTGCTCTCTGCTCTTTTTGTCGACATGCGGAGAGCGCAGCACCGTAAACCTCGCGATCTTGGTCGGAAGTGGTATCGGCCCCTTGACATTCGCCCCGGTTCTTCTGGCGGTGTCGACTATATCCTTGACCGAGCGGTCAAGAAGCCTGTGATCGTATGCCTTAAGTCTTATTCTTATCTTCTGGTTTTCCAAGTTCGCGCTCCGTACCCTTAATTAAGCTATGACCTTTGCTACAACTCCGGCCCCAACCGTCTTGCCGCCTTCCCTCACCGCGAACCTCACGCCCTCATCCATTGCTATCGGCGTAATCAGCTCAACCTCAACACTTACGTTATCGCCTGGCATTACCATCTCTACACCTTCCGGAAGCGTAACAACTCCGGTAACGTCCGTCGTTCTAAAATAGAACTGCGGCCTGTAGCCCTTGAAGAACGGAGTATGGCGTCCGCCTTCTTCCTTCGTAAGAACGTATATCTCGCACTTGAACTTCGTGTGCGGAGTAATCGAGCCGGGCTTTGCAAGCACCTGCCCTCTCTCGACTTCTTCCTTCTTCGTGCCTCTTAGAAGCGCGCCGATGTTATCGCCGGCCCTGCCCTCGTCAAGGAGCTTTCTAAACATTTCAACACCCGTTACCGTGGTCTTGATTGTCGGACGGATACCGACTATCTCGATTTCCTCGCCGACCTTTACTATGCCTCTCTCGATTCTGCCGGTAACAACAGTGCCTCTACCTGATATCGAGAACACGTCCTCAACAGGCATGAGAAACGGCTTGTCGATGTCGCGCTTTGGCTCGGGTATATAGGAATCGAGCGTGTCCATAAGCTTTAGTATCGGGCCGCACCACTGGCACTCTGCCTTGCCGCAGCCGCACTCAAGGGCCTTAAGAGCACTTCCCTTGATGATTGGCGTCGTATCGCCCGGGAACTTATACTGGTTAAGAAGGTCCCTTACCTCGAGCTCGACGAGATCGGTTAGTTCCTTATCGTCGACCATGTCGACCTTGTTCATGAACACCGCGATGTAAGGCACGCCGACCTGACGAGAGAGAAGTATATGCTCTCTTGTCTGCGGCATCGGGCCGTCTGCTGCGCTCACAACGAGTATGGAACCGTCCATCTGTGCGGCTCCGGTTATCATGTTCTTAACGTAGTCTGCGTGGCCAGGACAATCGATATGCGCGTAGTGGCGCTTATCGGTCTGGTACTCGACGTGGGTAATCGATATGGTAACGCCCCTCTCTCTTTCTTCGGGCGACTTGTCTATCTGGTCGTAGGCCAGGAATTCTGCTCCGCCCCTTGAGGAAAGAACCTTGGTGATTGCCGCTGTCAAGGTCGTCTTGCCGTGGTCGACGTGACCGATGGTGCCGACGTTTACGTGCGGTTTTGTCCTCTCGAATTTAGCCTTGCTCATGATACTTTCCCTCCGCCTTGTTAGTGTTTAATAATGACTTAGGCCGATGCCTTTGCTATAAGAGTCTCGAGAACCGAATTGGGGACCGGCTCGTAGTGCGAAAACTGCATGGTAAATGTCGCTCTGCCCTGGGTTGCGCTCCTTATGTCGGTTGAATACCCAAACATATTGGCAAGCGGCACCTTTGCGGTGACGACCTGGAAGCCGCCTCTGGAATCCATGCCCTGTATCTTTCCTCTTCTCGAGTTCAGGTTTCCGATAACGTCGCCCATAAACTGCTCGGGCATAACGACCTCGACGTCCATGATTGGCTCAAGAAGTATCTGCCCGGCTCTTTTAACACCGTCCTTAAAGCCCATGGAGCCGGCTATCTTGAATGCCATTTCGCTCGAATCGACGTCGTGATACGACCCGTCGAAAAGCGTAACCTTTACGTCCACCACCGGATACCCTGCAAGCGAGCCGCTCTCGCAAGCTCCGATAATACCCTTTTCAACTGCCGGGATGTATTCCCTCGGAACCGTGCCGCCGACAATTTTATTTACGAACTCGAAGCCCTTGCCTCTTTCATTGGGCTCGACAGTGAGCCATACGTGTCCGTACTGGCCCTTACCGCCGGTCTGTCTGACGTATTTACCTTCGCTCTCGGCAGCCTTTGTAATTGTTTCCTTGTACGCGACCTGCGGCCTTCCGACCGAAGCCTCGACCTTGAACTCCCTTAGGAGACGGTCTACGATAATTTCAAGGTGCAGCTCTCCCATGCCGGAGATGATTGTCTGCGCCGTTTCCTCGTCTGTCTTTACGCGAAAGCTCGGGTCCTCGACCGCAAGCTTTTGCAAAGACACTCCAAGCTTTTCCTGGTCGGCCTTTGTCTTGGGCTCGATTGCGATACTAAGCACCGGCTCCGGTATATCGAGGGACTCGAGTATCACGGGCTTTTCCATATCGCATATGGTATCTCCTGTGATGGTGCTCTTAAGGCCAACGGCCGCAGCGATGTCGCCGGCGAATACTTCCTTTATTTCCTCGCGCTTATTGGCGTGCATCTTCACAAGACGGCCGATTCTTTCCTTCTGGCCCTTACTGGAATTGTAAACGTAAGAACCCGCCTCTATCTTGCCTGAGTAGACTCTAAAGAACGTGAGCTGCCCGACAAACGGGTCGGTCATTATCTTAAAGGCAAGGGCCGCGTACGGAGCGTCGTCCTTGGTTTCTCTTGTAAGTTCTTCTTTTGTGTCTGGATCAAGGCCCGTTACGGGCGGGACATCCATCGGGGAAGGAAGATAATCTACTACCGAGTCGAGAAGAAGCTGCACGCCTTTGTTCTTGAATGCCGTGCCGCATATTACCGGCGTTATCGCCATATTGAGCGTGCCCTTTCTAAGGGCCTTTTTGAGCTCTTCATTGGTAACTTCCTTACCGTCAAGGAACTTCTCCATTATGGTCTCGTCAAAGTCGCTGGCTACCTCTATAAGCTTCTCTCTTGCCTCTGCTGCAGCTGCCTTAAGGTCCGCCGGTATTTCCTCGTAAGTAAACTTAGCTCCAAGCTCCGAGTCGTGCCATACAACGGCCCTGTTATCGACAAGGTCTACCACGCCCTTGAAGGTCTCTTCCTTGCCTATCGGAAGATGAAGCACCGCGGGGCGGGTCTTTAGCCTGTCGACCATCATCCTTACGACACGGTCGAAATCGGCGCCTACTCTGTCCATCTTGTTTATGAACGCAACGCGCGGAACCTTATACTTATTGGCCTGCCTCCAGACGGTTTCGCTCTGGGGCTCGACTCCTCCAACAGAGCAGAACACCGCTACCGCGCCGTCAAGAACCCTGAGAGATCTCTCGACCTCGATTGTAAAGTCGACGTGGCCTGGCGTGTCGATGATGTTTATCTTTATATCCTTCCAGGAACAGGTAGTGGCGGCGCTGGTGATGGTGATGCCCCTCTCCCTCTCCTGCTCCATCCAATCCATGACAGCAGTGCCCTCGTGGACCTCGCCTATCTTGTAGGTGACGCCTGTATAATAAAGAATACGCTCGGTAGTCGTGGTTTTACCCGCGTCGATGTGGGCCATGATACCGATGTTTCTATGTTGTTCTAATGAGACCGTCCGTGCCACTTTATATGCTGCCTTTCTCCGTTTGCTCTACTTTTTGATTTTCCAACAGCCCTGCCGCTTCTAAACCCTAACCTACCACCTAAAGTGCGCGAAGGCCTTGTTTGCTTCCGCCATCTTGTGGGTGTCTTCTCTCTTCTTAACCGCGCCGCCCTTGTTGTTTGCCGCGTCCAGTATCTCTGCCGTAAGCTTCTCCACCATCGACTTGCCGCTTCTTTCCTTTGCGTAGCCGATTATCCACTTAAGCGCGAGAGAGAGTTTTCTGTCCGGCCTTACCTCTATGGGAACCTGGTACGTTGCGCCGCCGACCCTTCTTGACTTTACCTCGACCGTGGGCTTTACGTTCTCAAGGGCCTTTTTAAAGACCTTCAGGGGCTCGGACTTGGTCTTTTCCTCTATCGCCTCGAAAGAGCCGTATACGACCCTCTCCGCCGTGCTCTTCTTGCCGTCGAACATCAGCTTGGTGATGAACTTGTTGACAACGACGTCGTTAAAGACCGGATCCGGAAGCGCTTCTCTTATTTGTGCATTTCCCTTACGGGCCATACCTTAAAACTCCTTCTGGAAGTTAAAAAACAAAAAAACCAACCCGCCACTCACGCTTTGCGGTAGAAAAAACAAATCCCCGCGCAAGCCATGAGCCGATTCACATCAGCCACAGGCCGTGCTCTTACTTGGGCCTCTTTGCTCCGTACTTGGAACGTCCCTGCTTACGGTCGGTGACACCCGTTGTATCGAGAGTGCCCCTTACGATGTGGTACCTTACGCCGGGGAGGTCTTTTACCCTGCCGCCCCTTATGAGGACTACCGAGTGCTCCTGCAGGTTGTGCCCAATGCCTGGTATATACGCCGAAGCCTCTATGCCATTGGTAAGCCTTACCCTCGCGACTTTTCTTAGCGCTGAGTTCGGCTTCTTCGGCGTAGTGGTGTAAACCCTTGTGCAAACGCCCCTCTTCTGCGGGCATGATTCGAGCGCCGGAGAGGTCGTCTTCTGTTTAAGAGACCTGCGTCCTTTTCTTACTAACTGATTTATCGTCGGCATATTTTATCTTCCGTTTCCTAAAAACTTAATCTTTCAAATTTATCAACTTCGGGGGCACTTGTCAAGCGGTTATTTGCCCTTCGTCGATATTTTTTTCTTCTGCTGCATCCGCCGCAGCCTCTTCATCGTCGTCCTCAAGGCTCTCCACATGCAGCCCCGTGCCGCGGTACTTATGGAACCCGGTGCCGGCAGGTATCAAGCGGCCCATGATAACGTTCTCCTTTAAGCCGCGAAGATAATCGATTTTACCCTCTACCGCAGCGCCGGTGAGCACCTTGGTGGTTTCCTGGAAACTCGCCGCAGAGATAAAGCTCTCGGTTGAGAGAGAGGCCTTGGTTATACCCTGGAGAAGCGGCTCTGCAACTGCAGGACGCTTGCCCTTTGTAAGCACCTTCTCGTTTTCCGCCTCAAATATGTGACGCTCTATCTGCTCGCCAACGAGGAATCCGGTATCTCCGGGGTCGGTGATTTTCACCCTTTTCAGCATCTGTCGAACGATAACTTCGATATGCTTATCGTTGA comes from Deltaproteobacteria bacterium and encodes:
- the rplB gene encoding 50S ribosomal protein L2 — protein: MPVKTYKPTSPALRKKTTMDFSHLSKKRPERALTSSLRKTGGRNANGRVTMRWIGGGHKRLYRVIDFKRDKRNIPAIVEALEYDPNRSANIALLKYADGERRYIIAPNDVAVGSSIMAGESAEIRPGNALPLRLVPVGTFVHNVEMKPGKGGQMVRTAGAFAQLMAKEGSYATLKLPSNEMRMVPIDCYSTIGQIGNIEHENITIGKAGRTRWLGRLPKVRGVAMNPVDHPHGGGEGKSKGGNHPTSPWGTPTKGYKTRGRKPSDKFIVSRRKK
- the rplW gene encoding 50S ribosomal protein L23, giving the protein MKEVYDIIKSPIITEKSTAMHATTGAVAFWVDVRASKTEIKAAVEKIFNVKVESVNTNKVPGKVKRLGKYEGKTSTRKKAYIKLKEGGKIEFFEGV
- the fusA gene encoding elongation factor G; this translates as MARTVSLEQHRNIGIMAHIDAGKTTTTERILYYTGVTYKIGEVHEGTAVMDWMEQERERGITITSAATTCSWKDIKINIIDTPGHVDFTIEVERSLRVLDGAVAVFCSVGGVEPQSETVWRQANKYKVPRVAFINKMDRVGADFDRVVRMMVDRLKTRPAVLHLPIGKEETFKGVVDLVDNRAVVWHDSELGAKFTYEEIPADLKAAAAEAREKLIEVASDFDETIMEKFLDGKEVTNEELKKALRKGTLNMAITPVICGTAFKNKGVQLLLDSVVDYLPSPMDVPPVTGLDPDTKEELTRETKDDAPYAALAFKIMTDPFVGQLTFFRVYSGKIEAGSYVYNSSKGQKERIGRLVKMHANKREEIKEVFAGDIAAAVGLKSTITGDTICDMEKPVILESLDIPEPVLSIAIEPKTKADQEKLGVSLQKLAVEDPSFRVKTDEETAQTIISGMGELHLEIIVDRLLREFKVEASVGRPQVAYKETITKAAESEGKYVRQTGGKGQYGHVWLTVEPNERGKGFEFVNKIVGGTVPREYIPAVEKGIIGACESGSLAGYPVVDVKVTLFDGSYHDVDSSEMAFKIAGSMGFKDGVKRAGQILLEPIMDVEVVMPEQFMGDVIGNLNSRRGKIQGMDSRGGFQVVTAKVPLANMFGYSTDIRSATQGRATFTMQFSHYEPVPNSVLETLIAKASA
- the rplC gene encoding 50S ribosomal protein L3, encoding MIEGLLCKKIGMTRIFIEGAEVPVTAIQASDCHVTQKKVKEKDGYDAVQLGLSTKKEKATPKAMQGHFKKAGTPPLRHLAEFGGDSLDEYKAGQKIEPSAVFKAGDIVDVRGVSKGKGFMGVMRRHNFSGGAESHGSMFNRAPGSIGSSSYPSRVFKGMRMGGHMGDAPVTVQNLKIVGVKDDVLLVKGAVPGAVGAIVMVKKASKKK
- the rpsJ gene encoding 30S ribosomal protein S10 → MENQKIRIRLKAYDHRLLDRSVKDIVDTARRTGANVKGPIPLPTKIARFTVLRSPHVDKKSREQFEMRTHKRLMDIVEPTQHTVDALTKLDLPAGVDVEIKFSE
- the rpsL gene encoding 30S ribosomal protein S12, producing the protein MPTINQLVRKGRRSLKQKTTSPALESCPQKRGVCTRVYTTTPKKPNSALRKVARVRLTNGIEASAYIPGIGHNLQEHSVVLIRGGRVKDLPGVRYHIVRGTLDTTGVTDRKQGRSKYGAKRPK
- the rpsG gene encoding 30S ribosomal protein S7, giving the protein MARKGNAQIREALPDPVFNDVVVNKFITKLMFDGKKSTAERVVYGSFEAIEEKTKSEPLKVFKKALENVKPTVEVKSRRVGGATYQVPIEVRPDRKLSLALKWIIGYAKERSGKSMVEKLTAEILDAANNKGGAVKKREDTHKMAEANKAFAHFRW
- the rplD gene encoding 50S ribosomal protein L4, with translation MAIDILNKEGKKVSTLDISGGPFDARVNEGLIYEIVKMQRANRRSGNASTKTRAEVSGSGAKPWRQKGTGRARSGEKRSPVWRHGGVVFGPHPRDYSYKQPKKAVLGAVKSALAYKIKESKMNLIETFELKEPKTKLATALFEAMKFKSALVIADNPGKNELLATRNLKDYKLLDVKHINAYDILKYDGLVMTKQAFEKFESLVKGKA
- the tuf gene encoding elongation factor Tu, with translation MSKAKFERTKPHVNVGTIGHVDHGKTTLTAAITKVLSSRGGAEFLAYDQIDKSPEERERGVTISITHVEYQTDKRHYAHIDCPGHADYVKNMITGAAQMDGSILVVSAADGPMPQTREHILLSRQVGVPYIAVFMNKVDMVDDKELTDLVELEVRDLLNQYKFPGDTTPIIKGSALKALECGCGKAECQWCGPILKLMDTLDSYIPEPKRDIDKPFLMPVEDVFSISGRGTVVTGRIERGIVKVGEEIEIVGIRPTIKTTVTGVEMFRKLLDEGRAGDNIGALLRGTKKEEVERGQVLAKPGSITPHTKFKCEIYVLTKEEGGRHTPFFKGYRPQFYFRTTDVTGVVTLPEGVEMVMPGDNVSVEVELITPIAMDEGVRFAVREGGKTVGAGVVAKVIA